One part of the Sorangiineae bacterium MSr11954 genome encodes these proteins:
- a CDS encoding AtpZ/AtpI family protein: protein MNGKREENSSHVKQLGRFAVVGFEFAALIVAGFFVGRFLDHRFGTGYLTWVGLALGTFAGFRSLFVMARLEQRALEKEDRENGPPPGIDEDVSKDDAKENSDDRP from the coding sequence ATGAACGGAAAACGGGAGGAGAACAGCTCACACGTGAAGCAGCTCGGACGATTTGCGGTGGTCGGCTTCGAATTCGCTGCGCTGATCGTGGCGGGTTTCTTCGTCGGTCGCTTTCTCGATCACCGTTTCGGCACGGGGTACCTCACGTGGGTGGGCCTCGCGCTCGGCACGTTTGCAGGCTTTCGCTCGCTGTTCGTGATGGCCCGGCTCGAGCAGCGCGCGCTCGAGAAAGAAGACCGTGAGAACGGCCCGCCCCCGGGCATCGACGAAGACGTCTCCAAGGACGACGCCAAGGAAAACTCGGATGATCGCCCCTAA
- the atpB gene encoding F0F1 ATP synthase subunit A — translation MPEHTSFFTYLIAKFPILGELAHSLGPTLFGHKPVTAHTIEPFVVSIFIVLILVVAAFLTRAKIAQGPSGVADSAILPEDKLTTRTFLELFVSTVYDTMKDAMGAKRAKRYFPVVGTAAAFVFFGNLLGLIPGFAPPTSSWNITLGSALVVFFAFNYYGLKENGFGYIKHLAGPVWWLAFLIFPLELMSLLIRPITLSVRLMLNMSVDHLLVSIFHSLVVLVIPVVIMLLGTLVIAVQAYVFTLLSTVYIALATEHEEHVEDHQPGKKHDITQIPLQPPA, via the coding sequence ATGCCGGAGCACACGTCGTTTTTCACGTACCTGATCGCGAAATTTCCGATCCTGGGAGAGCTGGCCCATAGCCTCGGCCCCACGCTTTTCGGCCACAAGCCGGTCACCGCCCATACGATCGAACCGTTCGTGGTCAGCATTTTCATCGTGCTGATCCTCGTGGTCGCGGCGTTCCTCACGCGCGCCAAGATCGCTCAAGGTCCCTCGGGCGTCGCAGATTCGGCCATTCTTCCCGAGGACAAGCTCACCACCCGCACCTTCCTCGAGCTGTTCGTCAGCACCGTCTACGACACGATGAAGGACGCGATGGGAGCCAAGCGCGCCAAGCGCTACTTCCCGGTGGTCGGGACAGCGGCTGCATTCGTCTTCTTCGGCAATCTGCTGGGTCTCATCCCCGGTTTTGCCCCGCCCACGTCCTCGTGGAACATCACGCTCGGATCGGCCCTCGTCGTGTTTTTTGCCTTCAACTACTACGGGTTGAAGGAAAACGGCTTTGGGTACATCAAGCACTTGGCCGGCCCGGTTTGGTGGCTTGCCTTCCTGATCTTCCCGCTGGAATTGATGAGCCTTCTCATTCGGCCGATCACCCTGTCGGTTCGTTTGATGCTCAATATGTCGGTCGACCACTTGCTGGTCTCGATCTTCCACTCCCTGGTGGTGCTGGTGATCCCCGTGGTCATCATGCTCCTCGGCACCCTCGTCATCGCCGTCCAGGCGTACGTTTTCACCCTGCTGTCCACCGTTTACATCGCGCTCGCGACCGAGCACGAAGAGCACGTGGAGGATCACCAGCCGGGAAAAAAACATGACATCACGCAGATTCCCCTGCAGCCCCCTGCGTGA
- a CDS encoding type II toxin-antitoxin system VapC family toxin — protein sequence MTKLGASASSRIVLDTSAYSHFRANHAEVVDWIARAEVVYLPVTVLGELEAAFLCGTRTKENQVALRDFLDEPFVAVLPITLDVARVYGDLFATLRRAGTPIPINDVWIAATCIDAGAHLVTFDEDFARIPRLAQTVCSVTSQNRSPSAHDRRSQYD from the coding sequence ATGACAAAGCTTGGCGCTAGCGCATCGAGCCGCATCGTCCTCGACACGTCGGCCTACTCGCATTTTCGTGCGAACCACGCCGAGGTCGTCGACTGGATTGCCCGTGCGGAAGTCGTCTACCTGCCGGTCACCGTGCTCGGTGAGCTCGAGGCGGCATTTCTATGCGGAACGCGCACCAAAGAGAACCAAGTCGCCCTGCGCGACTTTCTCGACGAGCCCTTCGTCGCGGTGCTCCCCATCACCTTGGATGTCGCTCGCGTCTACGGTGACCTCTTCGCCACCCTTCGCCGTGCGGGCACGCCCATCCCCATCAACGACGTCTGGATCGCCGCTACCTGCATCGACGCCGGAGCGCATCTCGTCACCTTCGACGAAGACTTCGCGCGCATCCCACGGCTCGCACAGACGGTCTGCTCGGTCACGAGCCAGAACCGAAGCCCGTCAGCACACGACCGCCGTAGCCAGTACGATTAA
- the atpE gene encoding ATP synthase F0 subunit C, whose amino-acid sequence MSTTKKLAPVLASLATLLISTAAFAQETAAKAGSNANDVKMWAGIGAGIAIGLAVLGGGLGQGRAASAALEGIARNPGAAARIQTPMILGLALIESLVLFALVVSLFILGKIG is encoded by the coding sequence ATGTCGACCACGAAGAAGCTCGCTCCCGTACTCGCCTCGCTCGCGACGCTACTCATCTCCACCGCCGCGTTCGCACAGGAAACGGCTGCCAAAGCCGGCTCGAACGCGAATGATGTCAAGATGTGGGCCGGGATCGGCGCCGGGATCGCGATCGGCCTCGCGGTGCTCGGTGGCGGTCTGGGACAGGGTCGCGCGGCCAGTGCAGCCCTCGAAGGCATCGCCCGCAACCCGGGAGCCGCCGCCCGTATTCAGACGCCGATGATTCTCGGCCTGGCGCTCATCGAGTCGCTCGTTCTGTTCGCGCTCGTCGTTTCGCTGTTCATCCTCGGCAAGATCGGCTGA
- a CDS encoding adenosylcobinamide-GDP ribazoletransferase translates to MAAGWPPYLRGVRAAVTLLTRLPVGGFPYSEADWRWSAAYLPLVGAFLGAVLGGVWLLTVRAGPAVAAVVVLAMSLLLTGAMHEDGLADTADALGGATTRERMFAILKDSRIGTFGSAALAVSLLLRAALLARLAEIAPIVLVFANAGARLVPVWLMAALPYVTDAAVAKSSAIAAAGRVQVAVATVIFGALACGVCMMHALSAVELGAALVSVVLAGWLCAARFRARAGGITGDFLGAAEQVSECVLLLAVAVARGGAS, encoded by the coding sequence ATGGCTGCAGGTTGGCCTCCGTATCTGCGCGGGGTGCGGGCGGCGGTCACCTTGCTGACCCGTCTTCCCGTCGGGGGCTTCCCCTATTCGGAGGCCGATTGGCGCTGGTCGGCCGCGTACCTTCCCCTGGTGGGCGCCTTTTTGGGCGCGGTGCTCGGGGGGGTGTGGCTCCTTACGGTGCGCGCGGGGCCCGCGGTCGCCGCGGTGGTGGTGCTCGCCATGTCGCTCTTGCTCACGGGGGCCATGCACGAAGATGGCTTGGCCGACACCGCCGATGCCCTCGGCGGCGCCACGACGCGCGAGCGCATGTTCGCCATTTTGAAGGATAGCCGCATCGGCACCTTCGGGAGCGCGGCGCTCGCGGTGTCGCTGCTCTTGCGCGCGGCCTTGCTGGCGCGCCTCGCGGAGATCGCGCCCATCGTGTTGGTCTTCGCCAACGCGGGCGCGCGCCTCGTTCCGGTGTGGCTGATGGCGGCGTTGCCTTATGTGACCGATGCGGCGGTCGCCAAGAGCTCGGCGATCGCTGCGGCGGGCCGCGTGCAGGTCGCCGTGGCCACGGTGATCTTCGGGGCGCTCGCGTGTGGTGTGTGTATGATGCATGCATTGAGCGCCGTGGAGCTGGGCGCGGCCCTGGTCAGCGTGGTGCTCGCGGGGTGGCTCTGCGCGGCGCGGTTTCGCGCGCGGGCCGGAGGGATCACCGGTGACTTCCTCGGCGCGG